In Morococcus cerebrosus, a single genomic region encodes these proteins:
- the ampD gene encoding 1,6-anhydro-N-acetylmuramyl-L-alanine amidase AmpD, whose translation MNLPSECQDIDWQQGWWQPARRAFSPNFEPRAESETVSLVVLHNISLPPFEYGTGAVEKLFTNRIAPNEHPFFSVIHTLRVSSHFLITREGEAVQFVSCDDMAYHAGVSSFRRREKCNAFSVGIELEGCDFEPFAEAQYQTLETLLHALVGHYPITAVTGHQDIAPDRKTDPGHFFDWQRLQAAGFPVVR comes from the coding sequence ATGAATCTTCCGTCCGAATGCCAAGACATTGACTGGCAACAAGGCTGGTGGCAGCCTGCCCGCCGCGCGTTTTCTCCGAACTTCGAGCCGCGTGCAGAATCAGAAACTGTGTCGCTGGTGGTTTTACACAATATTTCGCTGCCGCCTTTCGAATATGGGACGGGCGCGGTGGAAAAGCTGTTTACCAACCGCATCGCCCCCAACGAACATCCGTTTTTCAGCGTCATCCACACCTTGCGCGTTTCCAGCCATTTTCTGATCACCCGCGAGGGCGAGGCGGTGCAGTTCGTTTCTTGCGACGATATGGCGTACCACGCGGGCGTGTCGTCGTTTCGCAGACGTGAAAAGTGCAACGCGTTTTCGGTCGGTATCGAATTGGAAGGCTGCGATTTCGAGCCGTTTGCCGAGGCGCAATATCAAACGCTGGAAACCCTGCTGCACGCGTTGGTCGGGCATTACCCCATCACCGCTGTTACCGGTCATCAGGACATCGCTCCCGACCGCAAAACCGACCCCGGCCACTTTTTCGACTGGCAAAGATTGCAGGCAGCAGGTTTCCCGGTTGTCCGTTAA